In the Mauremys mutica isolate MM-2020 ecotype Southern chromosome 26, ASM2049712v1, whole genome shotgun sequence genome, gaatggtggctgaagtatgaaggggcatacgaatgtttagcatatctggcacataaatactttgcagcgccggctacaaaagtgccacgcgaacgcctgttctcacgttcaggtgacattgtaaatgagaagcaggcagcattatctcctgcaaatgtaaacaaacttgttagttttagcgattggctgaacaagaagtcggactgagtggacttggaggctctaaagttttacgttgctTTTGTTTTGGAGCGCAGTGATGTAACGAACAAACAAAAATCTACGTTTGTAAGttccactttcatgataaagaggtgGCGCCACAgtccttgtatgaggtgaattgaaaaataccgtttctttaataatttttacagtgcagatatttataataaaaataatataaagtgagcactgtacacgttgtagtctgtgttgtcatagaaatcaatatgtttgaaaatgtagtaaaaacatccaaaaatatttaataaatttcagttgataGTCTAACGTTTAACAGTGTGGTTAATTGCAAGtaatatttttgagttaatcgtgtgagttaactgcaattgaaagccctcattattatttttattttttcataatttcaaattatttaagatttttttggGGTCAATTTTTATGAGCGCCAGGGGACATGGGTGACCTAAACTAGCTCCATCGATATAAAATTACCTGGGCTGCATCTCCACTCGGATTTTCAGAATTGTACAAAATTAAAggttttagacttttttttttcaattttttatcgatttacattttcagttgcaggaaattacGCGAGGAAGTCAGACAACAATTCTGTAATGGCAGGAGATGTTGAGACCCAAAACGTTACAGCTTTATAACCAATAAAACAAACTGTCACCATCACACATCAAAATTATATAAAGTCAGTCTCCTTAAACAAAACTCTGCGTTCTccaacagcatttttcttatttttcctaGCTGAAAGTTTGAttgttgatggaaatatttttgcttGGTTTGTGAGTTTGCAGTGAAATTGATATttattgataaaaatctaatccgtCCAAGCCCAAATCCACTGAAGTATGTGCTTAATTGAAAGCACATTaaagatttagttggggattggttctgctttgagcagggggctggactagatacctcctgaggtcccttccaaccctgatattctacataGAATCAGACTCGTGAGTGGTCTCATTGAAACTCTAGGGATCAGGGATTGCCAGAACATGAGGAACTTCTGGTCTCTTCCACCGCAGCTAATTTGCATCATGATATGGTCTCCCCCTTTTCTGCCAACAGGTGATGGGATGCCGAGTGAGAAGGAGGAGCACCAAcctcagcaggaagatgctgagcaagacGAACCACCCGGGGCATTATTGCAAATATCTGAGGAGGAGGATTCCAGGAGTCGTGAGCAGAGAGAAGGTCGTCAGAGTCAACATAGGCCAGAGAAaaagcagggaaaccagccagggaagaaattGAATAAATCCATTAATAGTTGGGGACCTCACAGATACGTCAAGGAAACCGCAGCCCACCCGAAAATCcaggcaggagagagaaacaacacATGCCCCGAGTGTGGGAAAAATTTCAGTAGGCACTCAGTTCTTCTTAAACATCAGAGCAcccacacaggggaaagaccctatgaatgccgcgagtgtgggaaaaccttcactcagagATCGTCCCTTATTAAACATCGGCGaatacacacaggagagagaccctatgggtgctgtgagtgtgggaaaagcttcactcagagatcaacCCTTATTAAACATCGGAGGAtacacacgggagagagaccctatgcgtgctgtgagtgcgggaaaagcttcactcagagatcatcCCTCATtacacatcagaggatccacacggggGCGCAATCCTACGCATGCTCTGAATGCGGAGAAAGCTTCACCCGACGCTCAAACCTGATTGtgcatcagcgaatccacaccggagagagaccctacCAATGCTGCGAGTGTGCGAAAAACTTCACCAACAGCTCCTCGCTTATGAAACATCAGCGGATCCACACGGGAGCCAGACCTTACGAATGCcgcgagtgcgggaaaaccttcactcgcaGCTCGCACCTcattgcacatcagagaatccacacaggagagagaccctatgaatgcggcgagtgcgggaaaagcttcacggATAGTTCAGACCTTATTaagcatcagaggatccacacgggagagagaccctacgaatgcgccgagtgcgggaaaagcttcatggACAGCTCAGACCTTACTAagcatcagcgaatccacacgggagaaagaccctatgaatgcagcgagtgcgggaaaaccttcactcacagctcagcccttctgacgcatcagagaatccacaccggcgAGAGACCCCACGAGTGCtgcgagtgcgggaaacgcttcactcAGAGCTCGGACCTaattaaacatcagagaatccacaccggcgAGCGACCCTACAGATGcggcgagtgcgggaaaagcttcacttggCGCTCGAGTCTAATCACGCATCAGAGATTCCACACAGACGAGAGACCCTATGgctgccgtgagtgcgggaaaagatTCTTTGTCAGCTCAGCGCTCCgggaacatcagagaatccacattgGAGCCAGACCGTATCAGTGcggtgagtgcgggaaaaacttcactcgcaGCTCGAACCTCATTAGACATCAGAGGCTCCACCCGACCTAGAGACACTCtcgatgctctgagtgtgggaaaagcttctagCAGAACTCAGCGCTTACTTCTCACCGGAGAATTTGCAAGGGAAACAAATGCCATAAAACCCTTATTTAAGGCTGActgtttttaggttttttttcccctaattccCTCTTAAAGACTTTTgaactaccgtatatactcattcagaAGCCGAATCTTTTTGggaaaaaagtgacgcatcaaagagcgggggtcggcttatcGATGGGTCTACACACCAAAATTTGaggattttaaactctatggaatcattgaattgaatatcgaatacattgtcgttttgtttacctggagcgtctgcaggcatggagcccctcggCTCCCCATGGCCGCggacttcccgcagctcccattggctgggaacggtgaaccgcggccacagggagctgagggactcCCTGCCTGCAGACGctgcaagtaaacaaaacgtcccgacccgccagcggcttaccctgacggccgggagccaaagttttcaaacccctggaatatagggtcggcttatgaaagggtcagacagtttttgctgtttttacccaaccatcttggggggtcggcttataaaccaACGGGCtgatgaatgagtatatacgtaTTTGCATCACGTGGTCTCTCGGGTCCCCTGGGCGAGTTGCCTGATTTTCCCTTTTGTAGCTGAGGTTCTTTGGAGTGAATCCGGCGTCACTTTCTGTCACCTTCCTTCTGAGTCTTGGGAGCACGTCTCTCTCCTACCAGGAACGTCCATGAGCGCCAGCGGACACGGGTGACCGAAACTAGCTCCGTCGATATAAAATTACCCGGGCCGCGTCTCCGCTCGGATTTTCCATGGCTGGCTTGATGTAAAACAACAACTGTTCTTGCAGTAGAGACGTATCTCATGTATGAAGAGTCGCTGGGGGTGTCTAACAGGTTTACTCAGCCCTTCGCCGGTGGGTCGCATTTCTACTGTGGCTCCCACTGCAACGTGATGGGTAGATCACCAAGTTCCCCTTTGGGCATCGATTCCCTCATCCCCGTTTGTTCTCGCGTTGCCGTGGGGTGTGCTGAACGTCAGTGATTTTTTGTACCATTCtcgcacttaaaatatattggaattataGCAAGTTCGGTGACGCCCAAAGACAGTCGGGCGCGTCGGAGGGATTCCCTCCTTTCCCATCATCCCAGCAGCGTTTCCTTCTGTCTCAGCTGGGTAGAGTTTATCTTCTTCACAATCGATCCCTTCACCTCCTGTAGACACCGTGTTCTGAGCTCTCCCTGCTTGGGAACCATGGGTCGATTtgtttgatcctaaatcagactAGTTAGGTTTGGAGGTGAAAGAGTCGCAGACCTGGAAGGAGAATGTCCAGTGGATCATTCTTAGTTTAAACTCCACTTTTTGTCTATTGGCAAAGTCACTTCCtgtctttttccttctgaattgGGATTGTTTTTGGATCGGAAAACTAGCTGTTTTTTCGCATTACGCTGATGTTAAAACTTTCCTAAGTAACGTGACTCAGTATTTGTGAGACAACGTGGAGTGAAGCAGGTTTCAAAGGATGAGAGGCGAAGCGGATGGGAAAATCTGTTGTCCTGATTCTGAGTCATCAGGTGTATCCTGCTCTGGAATTTAACTTTCTGTGACATCAAAATTGTCTTACAGTTCTGTGAGAggtgggtttctctctctctctctctctccgggaGGTGTTTGGTTACATAAATGGATATTGGTTTTGTTTGATTGAATGTGACCGATTTACCGGGGACTTTGAGCAAAATGACCACTTGGTAAAATAGtctccatttatttttaattattaattattattattattgcattgGCTATTATCCTACCCTGCCATGATGATGTGAAGAAAGTTCAAGTGCAGGTCAATCAACCTGAGGGAATACTCCAAGCAATTGGCTCTGCTAACAGAGAGAAAGAGTTGGTGGTTataaatctccactctgaaacTCTGATCAACAGCACATCCTTAGATGCTATAAACTGTTCATTGAGATCtgtttagaccagtggtccccaaccttttccgtgGGGGCGGCGCCGGACGACAAGCCGCCGAGGACCGTGGCCGCTGGACAagcagctgccgaaatgccgccgtgAAGCAGCAATGTCAAGAGGCGTTGCCACCGAAATCCCACCAAAATTCGGTGGGATTTCGGTGGTAGCGCTTCCTGACGTTCCCACGTCtaggcggcatttcagcggctgcttgtccggtggccagtaggcgggcgcacatggtccgcgttggggacccctagtTTAGACAGTTAAGCCTCGTCTGTGTTGAGGGGGTGAAAGAGAAGGAATTACCACACAAGAGTTCAGTCGAAGGAGGAAGCTTTGATTGGATGGGAGGTTGCAGTTTAAACACGAACAATCCTTAGGTTTCAGTATTGAAATAGCGACCGAGCTCAGCGTGGATTGCCCGGCCGGGGTGAAGTTCTCTGAGGTTTACAACTAAATGGACAAACAGCCTCCTGGGCTTCCCGTTTTAGGATTTATAAATTGGCTAAATTGTATTGGCTAAATTGACAACACGATTGCCATGCACTAGCATTGTTAACGCACTGGGTTTGACCTTAACATAGGCATGTTCACCCAGCGGTTAGTTTAGTCCTTTAGTCTTAGTGATGTGTGttcctgattttgtttttttttcattttaataaaatgtataaaaGGGGAAATCTGGAgccatttctttcaataagcatcGTGGGCCGGAACGGCCGAAAATCAGGGTGGAGATCAGCGAGTCCACCTTGAATTTCCATCTCAATTAACCCTTTGGTTCTCACAGGGGAGCAGCCAAAGGGAGCAGCCATCTCCGCTCCAGCTGTAACTGGAGGAGCTCTGGGCATCACAAGGGAAAATGAGCTCCCCCTCCCAGGTTTTTGGGACTTGGGTGGGGTAGTGTGGATGAGTGAGGAGGGGTCAGTGAGGTGGGGAGCGTCTGTCAGTCGTGGCAGGTGACGGTGGCTTCTCTGCAGTCTCCGTCATGGCTAGGCCCGGCCTGTGGCCCCGGCTGGTTGACTGTGCCTGGTCAGGCCCAGCTGATGTTGAGGATCTTATCTGAAAGGTTGTTAATGGAGGTGAACAGCTTGTACGGCTCAGCAAATATGGTGCTGGTAAAGTAAATGAGTATGTGTTAATAGAGCATATCAGGGCATTTCTGAAaaaaggcagagttaaggttatgtggacaaccttaactgtgcatttgcTGGATTTCACAAGTTTGGGTTTTGCTGACGTCGAGGTTCTGAAAGGAACAACATCTCACCAGGCAAACTCAGCTAGGCATTGACCAAGTTTTTTGACCTTTAATTAGTAGAAGCAGGGGAGGTCCTGCGTGCCAACTGGATATTAACCAGCTATTAAGGCCTACTGCAAGGCTAGATAGTTGGGAAGGAAACAGTGCAAATGCCCATCAGCAGAGGCTTCCTAAAACAAATACATCTGTGACAGATTGGACCCCCCCTTCTGGGAcaccacctgatgtactgggatttcactgagcctctctTCCTGCACCGGCCTGGGTTCCCACTCTCTGTTTTGCTGAAGTAAGCACGCTGGCCTCTAGCAGCATTCACACGCAGGTAGGCCCGCACCCAGCTGCaaacacagactgaagtcagctcggCGTGAGAGGACTTCCCCAGTACTCCCCTTTTTGGGAGGCACACCCAAAATAATGCTGTCTTGCGCTGcatagaaaaatctgcacagtgcaagctcataaaaatccgCCCTCTTCCTCAGTGTGAAGAGAGACGTGCACGAagtcttcccctcctccccagtttagaaattacataaactgggtttaataataaaataaatgcattaactacaaaaggtagatttcaAAGGATAGCAaagagaacaaagcagattaccttagtcAATAAACAAAAGCCGGACGCTGAGCATAACGGCATGGAGAGGACACTCATAAacttgcggatgataccaagctgggaggggttgcaagtgctttggaggagaggattaaaattcaaaatgatctggacaaactggcgaaatggtctgaagtcaataggatgaagtttaacaaagacaaatgcaaagtgctccacttaggaagttgcacacatacagaatgggaaatgagtgcctaggaaggagtacggcagaaagggatctggaggtcacagaggatcacaagctaaataggagtcaacagtgtgacgcTGTTGCAAAAGAAGTGAACGTCCtcctgggctgtattagcaggagtgttgtaagcaagacacgagaagtcatcttgattaggcctcaactggagccgtgtgtccagttctgggccccacatttcaggaaggatgtggacaaattggagagagttcagagacgagcaacaaaaatgatgaaaaggtctagaaaacatgagctatgagggaagattgaaaacactggatttgaagagacgactgagaggggacatgataacagttttcaagtgcataaaaggttgttacaaggaggaaggagaaaaattgttcttcttaacctctgaggacaggacaagaagcaatgggcttaaattgcagcaagggagtgTGACGTTACAGCcgatatgattttataaaaatttgcTAATGAGTGAATTTAATGTAAcgggaatatgcttcatgcaaaaggtctcgtgtaaggtatcattacaaagcttataatctgagtgtggtcatcctatttgtataaaggtaCCAGTCTTGTagctgaaactaggaatatgaaatataacgcTGGGGGCCTGTTGTCATTATGCAAAgtgggggccattaatggtggtttggaagcttgatggctcccattaaccggGGAGATTGATGGGATGGCTGCGTTTGCgggcaggaggaatgaaggcttggaggGGTGTCtaacagtgacatgtgatcatgttgcctgaactggaatccatctttaacccggtgcttttccagtgaggggggtgggaacccacagggacaaaggattccccccTTGTGCAAGAGATAGATAAAGGGGGGGACAGAACAGAGAGGAGCCATCACGAAGAatcccccagctcccacctgagctggaacaagggccgtaccaggggaaagaattgattgtgcccaggcctggaaggtctccagtctgaggaaaaacttACGGAAGCAGCTCTGAGGGTGCGATTATCTgtgttcagtttgattagacagagatttgtgcgttttattttattttgcttggtgacttactttgttctgttactacttggaaccacttcaatcctattttctatatttaataaaatcacattttccttattaattaacccagagtgtgtctgaatatctgggggagcaaacagccgtgcGTATCTCTGTCAGTGTTAGAGAGAGCGAACAATTGaggagtttaccctgcataagctttatacagagtaaaagggattgatttgggtttagaccccattgggagttgggcatctgagtgctaaggacaagcacacttctgtgagctgctttcaggtaaacctgcagctttggggcaggtaattcagcccctgggtccgtgctggagcagacgggcatgtctggctcagcaaggcagggtgctggcgtcccgagctggcagggaaagcagggggcagaggtagtcttggcacatcgggtggcagctcccaggggggttccCGTGATCCAACCCATcccagggaggtttaggttggacattaggaaaaacttcctacctgtcagggtggttaagcactggaataaattgccatgggaggttgtggaagctccatcattggagatgtttaagagcagggatggtctagataatactgagtcctgccttgagtgcgggcggctggactagagacctctcgagctcccttccagttctatgaggttATGATAACACACTAGACAGGTAGGATgcaaattagcaaattctcaccctgagtgataaacaggctggcacattcttaaggcacaagctgccttggctGTCCCAGCTTTTCATACACGGGCTGAAAatccttccagcctgggaccgTCCCTTCCCAAAGGTCGGTCTTTGTTCCTCCGGCGTTTCCAGGTGtcttgttgtagggagagtgaggccCCCTCATGTTGTCATTGTCCCTCGTTGCTGGAAAGCTTTTTTTTGCGGTGACCTGTGTCAAACAGTTCCTGTTGTGTAGAACTagctctgagaggtttctattacACACAGGTCCCGGGGTGATCCTTAAGCTTGACGtgaaggtggcagttttgcaacagaagagcttcaaaaacagactccaacgagaaactactgaacttgaattaatatgcaaactagataccattaacttaggttggaacagagactgggagtggctcggtcattacactaattgaacctatttccccatattaaagtatcctcacaccttcgtgTCAACTGTCCGAAacgggccatcttgattatcactttttctcccctgctgataatagcttctcttaattaattagcctcttccAGTTGGTCTGGgtgcttccaccttttcatggttctctgtatgtataaatatcttctgtctgtgtgttccattctgggcatccgaagaagtgggctgtcacccacgaaagctcatgctgaaataaatttgttagtctctaaggtgccacaagtcctcctgttctttttccttaagcttgtgtgcatttcttcaGTCAGCCACTAACATTGTCTGGCCTCATCCAACCTAGCACCTATGAAATACAGAGACACGGTccagcttcagatacaaaaacgATACATGCAAATTGGATAAACACGTTCAGCAAATCGGAACCGTTCCAATGAGACCTCCCATGAGCCATCTTGCGTGAAGTTCATCTTGGttacataagcatatttccatgaaGACTATGGAATGGAACGTCAGAACATCCCTCCTACCTTTTGTGTTATGTGTGGCAAGAGAAAGTGGCCACCGGCTTCTGAGATGTACACAATTATCACCCACCTACACAACCGTAGAGTCATTTGCAGATGGATTAATAGCATCATGAAAATTGCCCTCTGTTATTTCTAAACACACATCCTGTAGCTGGTGGGATTTCTCCTGACCCTCCATCATTGGTAACATTTACCATGTTCTACCAGGATTGCAAATCTCTCTAAGGCTGGGTGGAATTTTTTCCCACATAATGCTCCTAATTTCCAATGGGGGTATCTGGATCATACCGTCTCAAATTCTGGTCTTTACCACATCAATAATCTGCAGCTGCATTTGCCAGACCCACGGAAAATTACTCTGTAGGGCAGGCAGAGGTGTTCGTTTTGGGGGATTGTTCCCTTTCCTCTAAaacagcggtccccaaccttgtcgtctggcgggcgccagacgaaggaccgtggcggcggtcgagcatccgccaaaatgccgccgaatttcagcagcGACGCCTGTTGATGACCTCGCTTGTCGgtggcaagcggcatcatcgagaggcagcAACGCCGAAAcgctgccgaatttcggcggcattttggcggatgctcggccgccggccaggatgcgggtgcatttagatgcccccacgggcgccatggcgcccacgggcaccgcacTGGAGAATCCTTGAGATATTTCTCTCCTGCATTCATGTTATTCGCAACCACCTCCACATTTATACCCCCAATTTAGTCGCTCCCAAATGCTCCCTTTTTCTGCAGTCCTTGAGCAGTCTGGGGCCACCATGAAAATTAATCCAATTTTTCCAGCCCTCATATAATGGCTGGACACCTTTTCCACAGCGGGTTTCTATTGCCAAGATGTTTGCTAAGGCGAGCTCGACAATGACCTTTTTCAGGGTGTGGGCTGGATTCAGCTCCAAATGCTTCTTCACAATGGTTTGAACCACATGTGCCCCAAGCAAATGAATTGCAGGTGGTTTCAAAATCCACACGTCTGCAGCTTCTACTCCATGGGGTCCCTGGAGGAGCCATTTCCCCATCCTATTAGGctgcatagactcatagactatcagggttggaagggacctcaggaggtcatctagtccaaccccctgctcaaagcaggaccaattcccaactaaatcatcccagccagggctttgtcaagcctgaccttaaaaacctctaaggaaggagattccaccacctccctaggtaacccattccagtgcttcaccactctctgaatgaaaaagtttttcctaatatccaacctaaacctcctccactgcaacgtgagaccattactccttgttctgtcatcttctaccactgagaacagtctagatccatcctctttggaaccccctttcaggtagttgaaagcagctatcaaatcccccctcactcttctcttctgccggctaaacaatcccagttccctcagcccctcctcataggtcatgtgctccagccccctaatgtTGTTCTGACCTTTCCATTGTATTACAGTGTGGCTCCGTGCATGCCCCCGGGTTGATCACCTGTATAACCCACACAGGAAGGCCAAAAGCTCTGCCCCGTGAAATCACTGAAGGTGAACGTTTCAGTCCGTGCAAACACGAAgacgagcggactcacccctgcggcgcctcctgctggtgactcctgggaattagctcgttccggctccggagcaccctctgcaggccggtgatccgcctgtcctctggcccccgtgtccctccctggacccggtgccatgtcacctggggtgctgccccctggcagtaacccctcagtcttagggtctcccctccccggggaacccccacccactctccccaccttgcctcagtatatggctactgcccagtctccatctagccccgcaccctggggcaggctgcagtgtcagccactcatcactggcaaggagggtttggacctgctgccttggccgacccctgggctgccccctgcaacccccagtgcccgttagccctctgctaggccgcagcctggggctttccaggctggagctccccagctcctctgcctttccccagccctgctccactcaggtaccctgtgtccagctccctgcagccaggcccttctcccgctacag is a window encoding:
- the LOC123356646 gene encoding zinc finger protein 883-like; this encodes MQENYENVTSLEFPLFTPDVISHLEQDKEPWVPDLHDSEESKILSGTCPREESSSQFETCPWLKETAGIPDRDLGSSPSSGLSSAGDGMPSEKEEHQPQQEDAEQDEPPGALLQISEEEDSRSREQREGRQSQHRPEKKQGNQPGKKLNKSINSWGPHRYVKETAAHPKIQAGERNNTCPECGKNFSRHSVLLKHQSTHTGERPYECRECGKTFTQRSSLIKHRRIHTGERPYGCCECGKSFTQRSTLIKHRRIHTGERPYACCECGKSFTQRSSLITHQRIHTGAQSYACSECGESFTRRSNLIVHQRIHTGERPYQCCECAKNFTNSSSLMKHQRIHTGARPYECRECGKTFTRSSHLIAHQRIHTGERPYECGECGKSFTDSSDLIKHQRIHTGERPYECAECGKSFMDSSDLTKHQRIHTGERPYECSECGKTFTHSSALLTHQRIHTGERPHECCECGKRFTQSSDLIKHQRIHTGERPYRCGECGKSFTWRSSLITHQRFHTDERPYGCRECGKRFFVSSALREHQRIHIGARPYQCGECGKNFTRSSNLIRHQRLHPT